A portion of the Brachionichthys hirsutus isolate HB-005 chromosome 6, CSIRO-AGI_Bhir_v1, whole genome shotgun sequence genome contains these proteins:
- the hmmr gene encoding LOW QUALITY PROTEIN: hyaluronan mediated motility receptor (The sequence of the model RefSeq protein was modified relative to this genomic sequence to represent the inferred CDS: substituted 1 base at 1 genomic stop codon), whose product MSFSRAPLKRFNDNIGCAPPPGAYDVKPGDLRGAASFDKSDRFRHLKAAALPPPPPSPSGNVFVSPVRRTLSVDGLLERSTVKKERDALSVANKQQRLLEKEIRSLVQERGEQDRRLLTLEEELKKVENKLLSAVREKTGLAAGVTTLERQRAELKKVNEFLKNKVSADATKKKINSLTMDLMETRNTLDVKKKELTVMQINTDGQIKVLETDLQAARSAVTVVKNKNKDLEELLQVSKSQNEELENEKDRLCAVIRELREEIIVLQHYLDTANDRIQDLCLNLQERTTESLFAGSQMDKLKQLEADLESTQDVLRQKEEDNRTLQQELQVSKDDFEKAERRLESQQLELMSSQNSTSCMEQQMKSANLEVQDYQATVRQQETELARLREVLRRTEKELDERVAHLEQRYLFSEEERSKTQEEGMRRVAELKSELVALRDATRDEKKRQIQLEQEFSTQTEELTKEKALVDSLSVLVEQERDESEERLGQLKGEMEEVLGELALLENQERNSQEALQKLRGENNDLEGQLSDTRALLQSKSCDIPEIKLSVFVCVFLFLECLINIDVWLQVXSGNTVHIRLLLLFSTKETLKVAEEKPKSLGLGVEALTQQMKKEVDEVLQQKEEEIKRVREVLEEHRKAQLAEAREENSSLLLELQTCLKQKEEEMEGRDVSHAALVYQLHSEVQLQTKEKEDALAQLEEQRGQSLTLLQNEREQAQRLLRQVGQENVEIMEQLRQEQGEKVKIQTALQEEREDHQQERSKVQILQIDLDGADKRCKTLLSEVKLKEESRVALENQLDAAEQYRNQLRSRLDEAEQKIVNVQAQLDLIKKNTQALQREREQQQQDGRALQKQVEVLTQEKVALQWDMEAQRQKLEREITETREEISPSAEIEHWRKQYEELFAKAKPFQEQLDAFAAERNALLSENGANQEELNKMSDAYAHLLGHQNQKQKIKHVKKLKDENTSLKQEISRLRSQVNRQKSDLEQLNSKLPGAPRRRFDPSEAFHHNKENRQEETTKPLKDGER is encoded by the exons ATGTCTTTCTCAAGAGCTCCTTTGAAGAGGTTCAACGACAACATAG GTTGCGCCCCTCCACCGGGAGCCTACGACGTTAAACCCGGGGACTTACGAGGAGCCGCTTCTTTTGACAAGTCTGACCGCTTCAGACATCTTAAGGCAG CGGctctcccaccaccaccaccatcgcCCTCCGGAAATGTCTTTGTGTCGCCCGTCCGCAGGACCTTGTCTGTTGATGGTCTT CTTGAAAGATCCACTgtaaagaaagagagggatgcCCTCTCTGTGGCAAATAAGCAGCAAAGGTTATTGGAGAAAGAG ataaggtccttggttcaagaGCGAGGCGAGCAGGACCGCCGTTTGCTCACCCTGGAAGAGGAGTTGAAGAAAGTGGAGAACAAGCTGCTGTCTGCCGTCAGGGAGAAGACGGGTCTTGCTGCCGGTGTTACGACTCTTGAAAGACAGAGGGCTGAACTAAAAAAAGTCAACGAGTTCCTAAAAAATAAG GTTTCTGCTGAcgcaacaaaaaagaaaatcaattccCTCACGATGGATTTGATGGAGACCAGGAATACTTTGGATGTGAAAAAGAAG gAGTTGACCGTCATGCAGATTAACACCGATGGTCAGATAAAAGTTCTAGAAACTGACCTCCAAGCTGCCAGGTCTGCAGTCACTGttgtaaaaaacaagaacaaagactTGG AAGAACTCCTTCAAGTGAGCAAAAGTCAGAATGAAGAGCTGGAGAATGAAAAGGACCGATTATGTG CTGTGATCAGGGAGCTGAGGGAAGAGATCATAGTCTTGCAACATTATCTGGACACAGCCAATGACCGGATCCAG GATCTCTGCCTGAACCTCCAAGAAAGGACAACAGAGAGCCTTTTTGCTGGTTCCCAGATGGACAAAttaaa GCAACTTGAGGCTGATCTAGAAAGTACTCAAGATGTGCtcagacaaaaagaagaagataacCGAACACTCCAGCAAGAGCTACAGGTGTCAAAGGATGATTTCGAGAAGGCAGAGAGGAGGTTGGAAAGTCAACAGCTGGAGCTCATGTCTTCACAAAATTCCACGAGTTGCATGGAGCAGCAAATGAAGTCGGCCAACCTAGAAGTTCAAGACTATCAGGCGACGGTTCGGCAACAGGAGACTGAGCTGGCGAGACTGAGGGAGGTGCTCAGAAGGACGGAGAAGGAGCTTGATGAGAGAGTGGCCCATCTTGAACAGCGATATCTGTTctcagaagaagagagaa GTAAGACTCAGGAGGAGGGAATGAGGCGAGTGGCGGAGTTGAAATCGGAGCTTGTCGCACTACGAGATGCTACAAGAGACGAGAAAAAGAGACAGATTCAGCTTGAGCAAGAATTCAGTACTCAAACTGAAGaactgacaaaagaaaag GCACTTGTAGACTCCTTGTCTGTGCTGGTAGAGCAGGAGAGAGATGAGTCTGAGGAGCGATTGGGACAGCTAAAGGGGGAAATGGAAGAGGTGCTGGGAGAGCTTGCTCTCTTGGAGAATCAGGAGCGCAATAGTCAGGAGGCCCTCCAGAAGCTGCGGGGGGAGAATAATGATCTGGAGGGACAGCTGAGTGATACCAGGGCTCTGTTACAGAG CAAGAGCTGTGACATTCCAGAAATAAAACTgtcggtgtttgtttgtgtgtttttatttctggaaTGTTTGATTAATATAGATGTTTGGCTTCAAGTTTAATCAGGGAATACGGTTCACATACGGCTTCTCTTACTTTTTAGCACCAAGGAGACTCTGAAGGTAGCAGAGGAAAAACCGAAATCCTTGGGATTGGGGGTAGAGGCACTGACCCAGCAAATGAAAAAGGAGGTGGACGAAGTGCTCcaacagaaagaggaggaaatcaagagagtgagagaggtcCTAGAGGAGCACCGGAAGGCACAGCTCGCCGAGGCTAGAGAGGAAAATTCAAG CCTGTtgctggagctgcagacttGCCTTaaacaaaaagaggaggagatggagggcaGGGACGTGAGCCATGCCGCACTGGTTTATCAACTCCACAGCGAGGTACAGCTGCAgacaaaggagaaagaggatgCACTGGCACAATTAGAGGAGCAGAGAGGTCAGAGTTTAACTCTGCTTCAGAATGAGAGGGAACAAGCCCAGAGACTGCTTCGACAGGTCGGCCAGGAAAACGTGGAAATAATGGAACAGCTCAGACAAGAGCAAGGAGAGAAGGTTAAAATCCAGACAGCCCTTCAAGAGGAGAGGGAAGACCACCAGCAGGAGAGGTCAAAGGTGCAGATACTACAGATTGATCTCGACGGAGCAGACAAGCGATGCAAGACTCTCCTGTCCGAAGTTAAACTCAAAGAGGAGTCCAGAGTTGCTCTTGAAAATCAACTCGACGCAGCAGAGCAGTACAGAAATCAGCTTCGGTCTCGCCTGGATGAGGCTGAACAAAAGATTGTGAATGTCCAGGCCCAATTAGACCTTATTAAGAAGAATACCCAAGCCTTGCAGCGTGAGCGGGAGCAACAGCAGCAAGACGGGCGGGCCCTACAGAAGCAGGTAGAAGTACTGACTCAAGAGAAGGTGGCACTGCAGTGGGATATGGAGGCGCAGCGGCAGAAACTGGAAAGAGAAATAACTGAAACACGGGAGGAAAT cagcCCAAGCGCAGAGATAGAACACTGGAGGAAACAGTATGAGGAGCTGTTTGCAAAAGCCAAGCCTTTCCAG GAACAACTCGACGCATTTGCAGCAGAGCGAAATGCGCTACTCAGTGAAAACGGAGCAAACCAAGAGGAGTTGAACAAGATGTCTGATGCTTACGCCCATCTGCTGggccaccagaaccagaagcagAAGATCAAACATGTCAAGAAGCTGAAGGATGAGAACACCTCCCTGAAACAG GAGATTTCCAGGCTTCGTTCCCAGGTGAATAGACAGAAGAGTGATTTGGAGCAGCTGAATTCAAAGCTCCCTGG